CCTCCGTCAATTCAAAGTGACTTATGACTTGTAGAATAATGTAAGAGGCCAAAATGGTGACCTATTATCGCAGAGAAACGGAAGCGTCCGCAGTATTCAGTGATCTCAACTGGGCTAAACTGTCAAATAACCTTCAGGTGAGCTCAATTTTACCCCCTCGGACATGTAAAGTGAAGTTACGGTATGTCTCAAACTGAAACCTATCTGCAAATGAGGTAATTCTTCATGGCAGCTTAAAGTCTTGAGATGTGTGAACAGATATGTTATATTGATAGAGCAGTACTGTGTGAAGTCTATTTTAATGCACCAGCATGTAGGGGAGGTACAGGGGTTAGAAAAGGCATTATTTATAGTTCCATATTTCATTTAAGATGAAGAGAATGAAAGAGCAAATCACAATAAATATTGCACCACTGCAGCCCACAGAAGCAGTGTTAGGTGCTTGTGTTGTCTGTTTGCATTCTCAAAATGTCCAATTTATCACAGGCAAACATACTGTAACCACACATGCTATAAGTATAACTAACCGTATGCAAAAAAATAGCAGCTCACTGTTTACATAGCAGTTCACTTCACATTCGGTacatcaaatgaacaaaatgcaGAACTGAATaatgatcaaataaatgtttacaataaattGTACCGCACCTAATGCCAGCAGttcggatgatggatggatggatatttcaatGGATGAATCACAGCTtcagtattttctttttggaaaggcaaagtggctttatttatacagcacatTACAGACACAATTAGGtaacacaaaacatttaaaggcaaaatacaccatatatagattttttatttaattacgacatttaaacgcaattgagaaaaataaagtgGTGACTGGTTTCTGAAAACTACTGAGtacattgacaacatttaaacacatcTAATGCACTTTGGTTGTCTGTGATGGTCTATTAAGAACTGTACATTCTCATCATCTTGGGATGCTGTTCTGTTTTTAAGGTGTCATCAGCCGCTCTGTGTCCAGTTATGGAAAGTTCCCCCTCCACGGCCAGGAGGCGAACATGGGCCAGTAGAGGTCAACAGTTCTACATTCTAGAAGAATTGGGCCCCCTTTGCAGCTCCCTCTCCGAATCGAtatcagatgatgatgatgtcttcGCAGATGGTCAGTGTGAAAGATGGTGCTCTTAAACCGAGCAATGGGTCTCTCCTGTCCAGTAAAAAGGGAATTCCTTAAGTACACTaacatgttgtgtgtgtgtgtgtgtgtgtgtgtgtgtgtgtgtgtgtgtgtgtgtgtgtgtgtgtgtgtgtgtgtgtgtgtgtgtgtgtgtgtgtgcgtgtgtgtgtgtgtgtgtgtgtgtgtgtgtgtgtgtgtgtgtgtgatttctaAAGACTGCTTGATGGGAAAAACTGAGTTCTTGCTGCAAAAGTGCGAGTGAGTCAGCTCTCTATGTTTCGACTGGACGCTTTTTGTGCCTGTAAAGGCCCTGCGTGTCAATGAATGGAAACCTTTAGAATGTCTCTGAGGTTAAATGTTCCAGAATGGTGCAGTGGGATAAAGCCATAATTTAGATTTTTACACAATAGTCTCTCAAAATATCTTTTTTGTAACTCATCTGTTGAATTTAAGTGGTCATTATGAGCTGGAGTCTAAAGAAGGAACGTAAATGTATTGCGCACAAAACACAATCAGATTTAAAGAAAATATCCAGGTAGGTGAATTTGTGCCCTGCACTATGCGTTGATCTATTATCCGATCcgtcaaaaagaaaacaaaataaaacaaacacgagtgttttaaaaaaaaatactattggGTACATACAGATGTGATTGTGAACATAAGGCACTAAAGTAGTCGGCTGCATTTTGTCACAACTGTACCAGAAAAATATGTAtactacatacagtatgttgatgTAAAATTGAACGAGAGGCAGAAAGAATTGTCAGCATTTATATATGTGTGAAGCAACTTTACATACATACTCTAATAAAACTAAATTTATAAAGGTAAAGAAAAGGCAACAAGAATAGTTACAGTAGCAGTATTGTTCATTCTCGCCATTTCTCATAAAATATTTCCAAACTCCCTCAACCATGGAAGGTTTCTGGGAACTTCCCAAAAATAGCCCTCCCCCTGATAACTTTTACTTCATCTTGTTGTGAAAGTGTGTACAGGCAGGAGGCCCACACACTTGGCCTAATTGACGTCTTGAACACATAAACAAGTCATATTTAAAACTTCAAGATCAAGAGCCATTCGAGCAGTCAATAGCAGTCTTGAACATGTTGCCATTGATTGTGATCAACACATCAGGATTTTTTCTATGCAGATGCCGCCTCTTCTTCATTAGAAACATTACGCAACACAAACTGAATATGTTCGTAGGTATCATATCGAAGATGTGGTTGTGTGTTGCAGGCCAGAGGCCTGCTTGCATAACTACTGTGTTTGGAGTTTGGTTATGAACAGAACTTTACATGAGCCTGGACGTGTTCCAGTGAGCTCCAATAATGCTCGCTATTTGACTGGCCAAGATAgcattacagatttttttttgagaacTCAAATCATGTTCTTTTTCAGTCATGTCAACATATGATAGAATAATTCTAAGTTTATCTGGTATTTACTGAAAAAGGCattgttaactgttttttttctccagcccAAGAAATAAGAATATTTCTATAGCGCTCTCTGGTGGTATTATGGTGCCAATGAAAGATTTTGAATGAGTTGAGGGCTTCATTTACATCAGTGATGCTCCCAAATATGCTACATGTACTTTCTAAGCACTAAGCCAGggatgctcaaactttttggatccaagatctacttttcgatcaactaacctcccgggatctacccttaccggcacgcgcgcacgcgcgcacacacacacacacgcgcgcacacacacacacacacacacacacacacacacacacgccctgatgagaatcagcctgaaactgaggcatgctaCGCACTTTTGtggcctgttaactatcgtagctcacacgtaccgttttaaagtgcttccctaggccctcctagattcctattctttgctcgtgacctcggtgaattgtacacgaagcaaactctgaatgagaataatgacgataaaagatatagcgcaacagttcACAAGtcgcaattgcagactgctgagagctaacaacttccggtgacgtaatcacgcaccaccgtaaattcaagatttacctgctttattttatttttaaatattttgggggtgaaaatgagaatgataagatgattagggtgcagtgtacattaacacaaaaatatatattattaacatgtacaaagacacacaaatggttgtttggtttttttctcctcgacactcctcggatctacttgggacccgtcttagatctaccggtacatcaggatctacctaatgagtaCCCCTGCACTAGGCACTTTCTCGATTGGTACGTGaaagtgtttttatatataataaatactcTGTCGGAATAAAATCTCGATCTCGATTTGTGATCACCGCTCGCGTGTACTGTGcaactgtaatttatttttgccattatGGTGGTACAGTATTTGGAGagttaccggtatttatttgtTCGAGTCAGTACCCTGTGAGGGGTGAAAAAAGGCGAATACTGCAAACGGTAGtgatttgctgccatcttgtggcatctattaGTGTTTATGTTAAGTGACACGTACATATTCActctgtctctttctctctctctttctctctctcacacgcacgcacacacacacacacacacacaagcacacacaaaaacggacGAGCAAGGGCACTTATCTTCCAGATGCACATTGACATTCCTTCCTTTTTTGCATTCCAAACTACATTTCATATTCAACGTTAAACGGTGGAAGACGTCGCATCCAAAGTGGGGTGAGTGAGAAATGTAGTTGCGTTGTTTTGAACTGTGATGCCATTATATTTATTCTAATTGAACTCAATCAGTCCTTGTACTCACATCTCAAGGTAAAAGAAGTATCTTTCTGGTATTCCATGCCGACTCTGAAGACGTGCAATGCACCCTGCCAGCAACGAAAGACACATTGACCTCACCAGCAAGTAATAATGAAACCTACTGTATTTGTCGCAGCATGGTAAATTACAATCAATATCTGGATTTATTTGGTTTAATTTTGTACAGATTTTCTGAATCCTAAAAATGTTAAGAAATAAGGgcgatgacaaaaataaataaataaatacatttgatcgGTGGCATTCCAAATACCCAACTGTTTGTATAAAAGAAATTGAAAGAGTCAATTTTCCATCTGTTCCTTTGAACAATGCTGTTGTGAAATTTGTAGGTTAGGCACAGTTGAAAGCTCCAACCACAAAATGTTAAATACTTCTTTTTAGGTACAGTACTACTCATTTACCTAATGTGGTGGTCTgtctgtatacagtacatttgggcGTATTTATTTGATCCCCTATGGTAAGTGAGCCCTCATTTCTCTCACATCAGTGTTCCAGAGGTGCTCCAGTCACGTTCGGAGGATGCTGAAGAGACACTGTGGCAGTTGGGGTTCGGCTGCGATGACCCGCAGCTGACAGTGCGCATCCCCCCTCGCTTCCTCTCCTTCCCCTCTCAAGTTCGGGGTATCAACTTCCGCCTCTTCCTGGAGTCGCAGGTCCGACGGATACGTGAGGAGGACCCCAGTCTGTGTCTAGCAAGTATGAGCTTGCGAAAATTCATCCAATAGTCAGTGTCATGGGTTGGACTGTTGTGAGTGGGAGGGAGCCTAGAGAGGCAGTGTTGCCTTTTGGCTCTGGGGGATCATTCCACTAAATGTTGATGTCATTCAGTGAAACCTCCCCAAAAGTGATACGATTTGGAGTTCAAAATaatctacaaaaataaaagtcaagcaAAACATATGCATGCATGAAGTTGGAAAATCTCGAGCAATTTAGGAAGCATCAAAAGAatgcatgtctttttttgtgttttttttttcatgtcacttGAATTGTGATGACAACAGAACCAGTAATAGATCTTATTTTGGCTAGCTGTATGATCATGCTGCTCCAGGATACAGCCAATAATTTAAGAAAGGGTTCATGTTACGaaaggtatatattttttagagctctcaaacgattaaaatatttaccggtaatctaatttaaaatgcaactgtcataattaactcaaatgaactaaaaaattaatcatgattactcacacattttttatcgtttctgaatttccctttacattttttgtcattgtttacattgtttaagaaaaaaaattggctgcGGCTTACATGATCCAAAAGACGCTGCCTGGTTGCCTTCGACACGTAACTTTAGTCTGTAAAACAAGGACTGAATTTccctttacattttttgtcctatttttccccattttaatgctctcatcaacttggaatcatgaatcagttttctatgtgccaaatgctaatatttactgaaataacacacataatctctcacacaatattactgcccaacaacaacagtgaaaaaaaatattttgccacacaacagctgctttaacagcttttttaattaaatcaaagcagagcattataaagtgcacatcaaaggtaaactagtactcatcctatagtggatttaaaccatggttgcatacttcgtttttctcaagtttgctttgaacacagcagtctatttctgtatgtttgttggagaataacgagacaccggtgttcgttatgtgccgctgtattcataactgccggccgtacaaacaagtgcaagcacttcccccgtgctgaagggacaaaccattctgaaaggggggggggggttcactccccctaacacagtcaggctatattgattatgttggtccttcttgcgcggaagtctctctacggtttttgtgtctacctcattttggatgactacacttggttcgatgacaacactggagacgtttgattttCGCTTGGTCGCTACTAgcgcagcgcactgtcactgtcagactaacacagagaagctccaccccctctatttatatggacacggaacgctgtaaccttccacacaaaatagatccaaacaagtaacaatcgcgtccgTGGCATaaatcgtatacctgtatgatacacacagagagaagaacaggtaactttggtcttgtcagtggagcaatatggcaactatttaaaaataaactctccattcataaactcattaagtatctgttttcggtgtctcgcgctgccatggctggcaaaacagacctgggcgtggacttctgcagcgcgcttattgttttgtttctggtatacactgtatttatagagcaccgtaacatccgcttgtgacgtgtgccccgttaatctcgcgagaaaaaaattaatctgttaaaattcatttaaattaatgccaataaaaacgcgctaaactgacagctctaatttttttacatgatttcaaTTAGGGTAAAACGGTTTTGAGATGAAATCTTGAACGTTCAACCAATTCACTTCAAATCAGTTGTGTTCAATTTTGGAGATTCCACTCTCCAGTATTTATGGCTAAGAGATGCACGATCATGAGCTTGTTGACACTTGTCCTTTCCGTCTTTCCTACAGGTCGTTTCAGACAAGTCCAAGCGTTGACCGCAATGGCCAACGTCTTCTGCTCGCTGTACTCGCACGTGTCTCGTACCCCCCTGCGCAAACTCGGGGCACCGCAATTCACCTTTGCCCTGTCGACACCCACCAAGAGCAGTGTGAGAAGCGAGCTGCGCTCCCCCAGTGAGAGGCTGAAGGACACTGTCTCCATGATGTGCCTCTACACCTCAGCAAGGAGAAGGTCTAGCCTGTCTGTGGCTGATCTAGTCCCTCAGCATGTCCAGACCGAGACTAATAATggacctgaagaaaaaaacaaacatgtggcAACACAAGTTGTTTTCGATACCcgtaacaaacaaaatcaaagccTCTCAAAATTGAAACTGGTGTCCACGGTAACCTATGAGCTAATCAATCCAAAGATAGTCGAGCGTGTTCACCAAGCCAACGTCTTACATAATGTCTTTTCGAAGACGGAAGACAAAGATGAGTCAAACCATGGAGTTCCAAACAAGTCCACAGCCTCTGAGTCTGCATCCAGACAACTTGCAGTCCAGACCCCGACAGTGTCTTCAGATGTCTGTCAACATTCAATTTCAGATATCTTCCTTGCAAAGCATCCAAGATGCATCGACTCCCTCAAGAACTGCGATAAGGTGAGCTCCTTAAATTTGGAGGTTTGTAGACCTAGAAGAGTTTCTTCAAGTGCTCCGGGTTCTTCCCATTTTCCACAAACATCCACATTGTGCAAAGTGTGCAGTGAAAACTAAAATCTCCAGAGTCATGAATGCCATTGTGAATTGTTAGATGTCAAAAGTGCCATGCAATTGACTATCAACCAGTATGGGTGCACCTCAGTGGATCTTTCCGCTGGAAATTGACATGCTTAATTTGCTCTCAACAGGTACATCGAGTCGAGGAGGAAGAAGGAGCAAGAGAAACACCAACATAACACAAAGGTACAATTTGAAAGGTGTGTTTATTTGTCACTCATCGAATTTAAGTGCAGCATTATTCACAATTTCACTCACAAACGGTGACCTTCCGATTGTATGCATAAAATTCTGCAAGTTATTGTGACAGGTTGCAAAATAGTTGAAAGTGCAATTCAATTCAGTCAGCTTTGCAACAACTTGAATTTGATTATcattgttttaatgtttttcacaaggtccatttaaaataaaaagggggcAGAACATAGTTGGGGGTattcataaacaaaaaaaatgataaagacAGAGAGCAGCACTTGAATAATCTTCTACAAGGATCCACACACAGTGTACATGGCTTAATATACATGTGCAACAGCACACAGAATGCTGCAGAAGTCCAAACTAAaccagaaaggaaaaaaaaaagatgacgtgaATACTTTGTTGactatattaaaaaagaaatctccTTTGGAACAGAAGTCTCACACTGAggtaattcaacattttttcgacACTGGCAACAAGTTGTACATTTGAATTGGTGTTTGAATAGGACGATTCCACATTGTCCCAAAAAGATTCAAACGTTTATAACGAGTCCATTGACCCatgtgctcatttttaaaaaaagtcttaaaaatcatttccatgacaaaaacaaacaccgttcttACCTTTTCCAAATTGATATTGTTAAAACTTTTATTCAGAAGTGTCTTTATTGTGTGTGAGATCTCTTTGACTTCATCAGAAAGTCAGAATCCTTGATAGCGCCTTGATGGATAAATGGACTTGAAGCTGAATCTGTACTTATTTTTACGTCAACAAATAAGTGTGAGAGATGATCCCACAAGAGAAAACGGACATTTGGGAACATGTAAATCTTCACTTGTATCATTTTGACGTCAAATAAGCGGCATTTTCAAAGAGGTCTTCTTTTGTAAAAATAGGAGGTATTTCAAGTTGTCATCATCCACGACGGTCACTTCGCCCCCGCCATGATTTTAAGGTACTGCAGTGCATTGTGGGCAGCGTTGGCACGAGCGTCCTCAGTGTTCGCGGCAAAGCCGTGGCACACCGTGATTGGCTGCGTGGACAGCTCCACCAGACACTGGCACCGGCCACTCAGGCTTCGCTCCTCTGAAACCAAAGACAAGGATCCATTAACAAAGACAAATATTAATTAATTGAATAAGGTTGCAGCTGTTAACTAATTTTTGACCACTGCTTAAActttggaaaatatatttttcattattaaacATAACATAAGCATGTTGGCcatgtatttttgttcatttggggTCTCCATCCTCACATTCTACTGTAGTAGCATCTAAGACTGAGTGTGTATTAGACCTTACACTGAGCTATGTTGGATAGATTTGTGTTTTACACACATTTTGTGATTGGCTTAATTCATCGAGCAGTAAATGACATCGATTGGCCAAGTGAAATAATACATTACAGCCATAGTCTTTCCCACATATACCGAAAGCCCATTACCTGTGGCGGGCCACCATAAAAGAACTTTGGCAGCCACATATATAATTTGGCACTGCCTGTCAATACGTAGCAGTTGCAATAATTTGGCTGGCTCTCAGCAAGTCTGCGTGTTGAGTGACTCGGGTAAGATGTCGCTGTCACGACTCACGGctagtgtgtgaatgtgtttctttgGTGTTTGCTACTGTTTGCTCAATAAATGGAGTGAAAGTGCAACTGTGTCCATCTTTGTCCACTTGCGGGGGGCATGACAGTACATTCTAACTGGCAATTGTTTTGCTACATTTAGTTCTGCTTTGCAGGAGACGCACTGCATTTCtgcatctttttaaaaatgttcaataaTTCAGTTTTGGGACATTTctctgtctttatttttaaatttttgtggAGGTTTAATGTAgagattttgttttgactttttgcaATCAAATTATTCCAAAAAACAGTTTCAGCCCTACACTGTTTTGTGTTGtcttgaaggttttttttccccttttttaggTGTCAGTAGTTCTTATTACACTTGTACAAGTGTTAAGCACGTTAAAGAGCGTCAAAGAGAGACGTACCGAGATCTAGGTAGCTGATGTCAAAGCACTGCTCAGCTGACAGATCATCGAGTATCGAGCAGAAGTTGGAGTCATCAGGTATGCCCAGGGGGTGACTTCGCAGCTGTAGAATCTTCTCACCAGCCGAGTTCCTCAGCGCATCCCACGTGCAGCTGTAGCCTTTGCTCTTGCCCGACTCTGCCCTGCTCCCCGCATGCTATGCGGCCGTATAGAGTATAATATAAGTAAAGCAGAGTGTCCTGTTGTCATTTGGCCTAATCAAAGGAAAATAACTGAAATGTCCACAAACCTACTCTTTATCTATTTCTActtactgtatgtacagtaataCTCATAATAGCCACTGCTGAAAGGCAATATGGCAAATACATTGAATCTAAAAAAGATACAAACCCatgttcaaatgccagattaTTTTTTGTAGGAAAAGTGAGACCACGACAAATTTTCCCCTCAATTTTTTTACCTTGCTTTCTTGCATAAGCTGACATCAAATGCTATTTTGAAGTGCTTATAATTCCCTCCACCATATCTCAGGCCCTTCCAGCTGAAGGAAATAGGCGCACAGCACATTAAGGGGGGGgcagcatggctcagtggtagagtggtgGCTTCCCAACCCAGATGCTGGTCGTTCGGTCCCTGGCCAATGCGGCCAAgtccaagtgtccttgagcaagatacttaaccgccagttgctcctgatgctggcTGGGTCATCAGTAGCTGAATGAGGTAACAGTGTGAAGCGCTTCGAGTACCCGAGGTAGAAAAGTGCCGTACAAGTGACAGTCCATTTACCGTTCTACCACCACGCTTCCTTGTAGTAATGGTGTTATTTTGGTGATGATGTTTGCAAACATTACGGCCAAAATTTCAATCTTGGTTTCATCAGGCAATAATCTTTTCCTAATCATTATTCGTAATTAAGTCTGAACCCCACCCTTTGCTAACGCAGTCATAAAGCCATCATTGTAGTAcatatatgagaaaaaaaataccccaaagcAACCAATGAAAAAGTAAAGCCGTAACAGCATGCAACGACAAATGACCGGTTCATTGTGCACCTCCTAAGTATGTAGATAACGTGTTTCAAGTCCCTCACCGTGTTGAATGTATCATCTTCTGCGTCTCCATCGTTGCTGGTCCTAAGGTCCACCGGGACATCGTGTATCCGTGCAAGCATTTTGGCAGCCGCGTTCCTCTTGGCCAACTTCTTGGATGTACCACTACCTGTTTCAGAAAATTGCATGCAAGTTTTATTAACATTGACCACTCACTGGTACGCCTTTCTAAATTTAATGAGATCTTAATGGCCTAATTGattgttgtgtttgtatttggtaCCAATTTCCATAAATTTCTCCACTCTGCAGGTCATGGTGAATTCCTTGCGATGCGCCGGACCGGACTCTTGTGTCACTGTGTACTCTGGTAGACGCCACCCCTTCTGGACCACCAGTTCCTAGCAGACAAACATAATCACACACGTGTTTGAATGTATTAATCTTATTTTCTATGAATATCATCACAGAAAGGGAACAAACCTGCAGAGCTCCAACGGGGTTACATTCCGATTGCTGCGAAGTGCCTAAAATCTTCATCTCACATGAAGAGCTGCACACAATGCTGCAATATCAGAAGCAGTAATTTTATTTCAACGCAACAAACAATGTGtggaatattcatccatccattttctacaatgATTTGTGGGCTACTTCTCATAAATtcaatttttgttattgttgtttttcttacaGTTCTGGTGGAAATGTAATGAACAAATCAAAAAATGAACATTACAAAGCACCTTTAATTACCGCAATGTATCAGATGACATCAGTTGAATCATttcaggttttttgttttgcgttCATCAATAAAGGAGGCCGTGGAAGACAATCATAGAGTCAATCGCGCTGAACCAAagacctaataataataataataataataataataatacatttgatttataagcacctttcaagacacccaaggacactttacaacagccatatccaaagtccggcccgcggtcgaatttcatccggccctcggcccccgtcataaaatcagtgccgtctggcccgcaggttgggcgcaatggaacacgtgttgcattgactgaggtctcgtagactggtgagtgatgtttcatagagtactgcttccctctagtggctaaatgagtaatagcattcactaaatgagtaatagcatttagacactagagggcatcactcacgagttaacaagacatcacgccgtgtttatattgactgatatgtcatatttcaaatgatccttgcagttgtggatttgTGTATTgcgtgttcatttccctgttgttcgagtcaaaggttttgtgactattgaaaagtcatggtgatacatttatgtttcaaatcaatcaatttgcactcaggagacttctgtttaagaaaaagtcaagtgaataagcagttgcatgtgatacacctgtttcaaatgaaccaaaagaaattcttaagattgttgaaattaaaataaaaatggaaatgtgaaacagactggcttactaaaatttgctgaacaatattgttgttcaatgtaaagaatgtcagccaaggtcggccccgcgacattttaccacataaaatctggcccccttggcaaaaagtttggacacccctgctttacaataacaaaaaaaaaaaacacaaaacaatacgggttgagcagctgcagccaaaacgcgccagcgttcactcaacccggaagtcagaaagaaaccacaaataGTCCCGTTAGTTCACCTCCTGGAATTTCGAGACCTGTGAGCATCAAATTTGATTTAATTCCAATGCCCATTTATACCGTGGAAATGCAGCCACATGTTGAAAAATTCTTAAGTGACGTGTGTGCTTCCAGGCCAAGGTCACTGTGTCTGACCTGGACAAGTTTTAAGAAAAAAGAGCTTGAGGGGGTGCAAAATTATATATTCTATCTCTGAAGAGTGATgggtcatttaaaaatgtgatcgctcatttaaaatgtgaagTTATTAATGATTATGTTTGCATGTAAAGTATATTGTAACTGACCTTTCTTCATTTGCAGGGACATCAACCCCAATAAATGAGTCTCCTTCAATTCCAAAACCTATGGGACCTGCCAGGCCCCCCTTGAGCATCATCAGCGCCGCTTCGGCCGCCTTGTGCTTGGCCGCTTTCTTGCTGGGGCCTTGGCCCGTGCAACTGATCTCTCCCACGGAGACGCGGAAGGTGAAGTTGGGCTGGTGGGCCTGTCCCTCGGCCTTCAGCAGGTCATACACCGGGGTCTTGCCTATCCGCGTTCCATATTCCTGCAGCAGACTAATCGGCGTCTTTCCGGGATTCACAGCCAGCATTTGCTCAATACTAGATAGAAACAAAAattatcataaaaataaaaacagaaaataatttgagTCGAGAACAAACAAAACTCGATTCTAAAGCAACATCGAACAGGTACAGACGGGGAGGCTTGGGCCAATATTAAATTCAGATAGCATGATAATTGCGAGCAAAATTATCACAGATCATTATCTCTAAAATGCTATTTTTTGATGGGGGTTGAGGGCTGGTTTGAGGGATAGAAGGCAAGAAGGAAagatgccaggaaaaaaaagcatcatctGAAGTGCATAAAATAAGAAAGTCGTGGATAAAAAGCAGGTgtgaaggaaggaagcaaagtAGGTTTCGGTGAAATAAGGATGTAAGGGTGCAAGTATAAAATGTGGTTCAAgtctgaaggaaaaaaagaaaataagcccGGGAAGTAAACGATGCGAAGAATACAGTGGCTCTGGGGGGTAGGAAGGTAGGAAATGTAGGTTTTAGCGAAGATGAACGCGAGGATGGAAGAACAAGACAAAACTTAAAGGAATGAGCGCAGGAAGGGGAACAATCTAGAAAAAAACCGTATATATAATTGAGTAAATTAGTAAGTAAATAGTCATACCCCACCGTTT
The DNA window shown above is from Hippocampus zosterae strain Florida chromosome 9, ASM2543408v3, whole genome shotgun sequence and carries:
- the tarbp2 gene encoding RISC-loading complex subunit tarbp2 isoform X1; its protein translation is MNDETASDSWNRNSGCSSIEQMLAVNPGKTPISLLQEYGTRIGKTPVYDLLKAEGQAHQPNFTFRVSVGEISCTGQGPSKKAAKHKAAEAALMMLKGGLAGPIGFGIEGDSFIGVDVPANEESIVCSSSCEMKILGTSQQSECNPVGALQELVVQKGWRLPEYTVTQESGPAHRKEFTMTCRVEKFMEIGSGTSKKLAKRNAAAKMLARIHDVPVDLRTSNDGDAEDDTFNTHAGSRAESGKSKGYSCTWDALRNSAGEKILQLRSHPLGIPDDSNFCSILDDLSAEQCFDISYLDLEERSLSGRCQCLVELSTQPITVCHGFAANTEDARANAAHNALQYLKIMAGAK
- the tespa1 gene encoding protein ITPRID2 isoform X1; the encoded protein is MVLLNRAMGLSCPVKREFLKYTNMLCVCVCVCVCVCVCVCVCVCVCVCVCVCVCVCVCVCVCVCVCVCVISKDCLMGKTEFLLQKCDVPEVLQSRSEDAEETLWQLGFGCDDPQLTVRIPPRFLSFPSQVRGINFRLFLESQVRRIREEDPSLCLASRFRQVQALTAMANVFCSLYSHVSRTPLRKLGAPQFTFALSTPTKSSVRSELRSPSERLKDTVSMMCLYTSARRRSSLSVADLVPQHVQTETNNGPEEKNKHVATQVVFDTRNKQNQSLSKLKLVSTVTYELINPKIVERVHQANVLHNVFSKTEDKDESNHGVPNKSTASESASRQLAVQTPTVSSDVCQHSISDIFLAKHPRCIDSLKNCDKVHRVEEEEGARETPT
- the tarbp2 gene encoding RISC-loading complex subunit tarbp2 isoform X2, with the translated sequence MNDETASDSWNRNSGCSSIEQMLAVNPGKTPISLLQEYGTRIGKTPVYDLLKAEGQAHQPNFTFRVSVGEISCTGQGPSKKAAKHKAAEAALMMLKGGLAGPIGFGIEGDSFIGVDVPANEESSSCEMKILGTSQQSECNPVGALQELVVQKGWRLPEYTVTQESGPAHRKEFTMTCRVEKFMEIGSGTSKKLAKRNAAAKMLARIHDVPVDLRTSNDGDAEDDTFNTHAGSRAESGKSKGYSCTWDALRNSAGEKILQLRSHPLGIPDDSNFCSILDDLSAEQCFDISYLDLEERSLSGRCQCLVELSTQPITVCHGFAANTEDARANAAHNALQYLKIMAGAK
- the tespa1 gene encoding protein ITPRID2 isoform X2 codes for the protein MHPASNERHIDLTSNVPEVLQSRSEDAEETLWQLGFGCDDPQLTVRIPPRFLSFPSQVRGINFRLFLESQVRRIREEDPSLCLASRFRQVQALTAMANVFCSLYSHVSRTPLRKLGAPQFTFALSTPTKSSVRSELRSPSERLKDTVSMMCLYTSARRRSSLSVADLVPQHVQTETNNGPEEKNKHVATQVVFDTRNKQNQSLSKLKLVSTVTYELINPKIVERVHQANVLHNVFSKTEDKDESNHGVPNKSTASESASRQLAVQTPTVSSDVCQHSISDIFLAKHPRCIDSLKNCDKVHRVEEEEGARETPT